Proteins from a genomic interval of Afifella aestuarii:
- the gcvPB gene encoding aminomethyl-transferring glycine dehydrogenase subunit GcvPB, producing the protein MVNDEHLAPSLATLKPKRPTFSGNKALDISEPLLFELGRDGVSGVDIEEPAAFTPRLGGQERQAALDLPALSEPEAMRHYVRLSQKNYAIDMGIYPLGSCTMKHNPRLNEQMARLPGFADLHPLQPVDTVQGALELIHECGRYLCTLTGMASVAMSPKAGAHGELCGMMSVKAALAARGEDRRTVLVPASAHGTNPATAALLGFKVVTVPAGEDGTVAAEMVREICAKHEGDVAALMLTNPNTCGLFEPQIVAIAEAIHEAGGYFYCDGANLNAILGKVRPGDLGVDAMHINLHKTFSTPHGGGGPGAGPTVLSEALAPFAPLPLIAKTEEGYRLIETAEDCEEKPFGRMTAFHGQMGMFVRAFAWMLSHGADGMRQVAEDAVLNANYVRARLQDLMSLPFPDHPSMHEVLFDESFLEETEVTTLDFAKAMIDEGFHPMTMYFPLVVKGAMLIEPTESESRASLDVFTATLRDLVMSAKAGDTARFVDAPRFAPRRRLDETGAARKPVLRWTPPASEAEAEAAE; encoded by the coding sequence ATGGTGAATGACGAACATCTTGCCCCGAGCCTCGCCACTCTGAAGCCGAAGCGGCCGACCTTTTCCGGCAACAAGGCGCTCGATATTTCCGAGCCGCTCTTGTTCGAGCTCGGCCGCGACGGCGTCTCAGGCGTCGATATCGAAGAGCCCGCGGCCTTTACGCCGCGTCTCGGTGGCCAGGAGCGGCAGGCGGCGCTCGATCTGCCGGCCCTCTCGGAGCCGGAAGCGATGCGCCATTACGTGCGCCTGTCGCAGAAGAATTACGCCATCGACATGGGGATCTACCCCCTCGGCTCGTGCACGATGAAGCACAATCCGCGCCTCAACGAGCAGATGGCGCGGCTGCCGGGCTTTGCCGACCTTCATCCGCTGCAGCCCGTCGACACCGTGCAGGGAGCGCTCGAACTCATCCACGAATGCGGCCGCTATCTCTGCACATTGACCGGAATGGCCTCCGTCGCCATGAGCCCGAAAGCGGGCGCCCATGGCGAGCTTTGCGGCATGATGTCGGTGAAGGCAGCGCTTGCCGCCCGCGGCGAGGATCGTCGCACGGTCCTGGTGCCGGCCTCCGCGCACGGTACCAATCCGGCGACGGCCGCGCTCCTCGGCTTCAAGGTCGTCACCGTGCCGGCCGGCGAGGACGGCACCGTGGCTGCCGAGATGGTGCGCGAGATCTGCGCCAAGCATGAAGGCGATGTCGCTGCCTTGATGCTGACCAACCCCAACACCTGCGGGCTGTTCGAGCCGCAGATCGTGGCGATCGCCGAAGCGATCCACGAGGCGGGGGGCTATTTCTACTGCGACGGCGCCAATCTGAATGCGATTTTGGGCAAGGTGCGGCCGGGCGATCTCGGCGTCGACGCCATGCATATCAATCTCCACAAGACCTTCTCCACCCCGCATGGCGGTGGTGGCCCCGGCGCCGGCCCCACGGTTTTGTCGGAGGCGCTTGCGCCCTTCGCGCCGCTGCCGCTGATTGCGAAGACCGAGGAAGGCTATCGTCTCATCGAGACGGCGGAAGACTGCGAAGAGAAGCCGTTCGGGCGCATGACCGCCTTCCACGGCCAGATGGGTATGTTCGTGCGAGCGTTCGCCTGGATGCTGTCGCACGGCGCCGACGGCATGCGGCAGGTGGCCGAGGACGCGGTGCTGAACGCCAATTACGTGCGTGCCCGCCTGCAGGATCTGATGTCGCTGCCTTTCCCGGATCATCCCTCCATGCACGAAGTTCTCTTTGATGAGAGCTTCCTGGAGGAGACGGAGGTCACGACGCTCGATTTCGCCAAGGCGATGATCGACGAGGGCTTCCATCCTATGACCATGTATTTCCCGCTGGTCGTCAAAGGCGCGATGCTGATCGAGCCGACGGAATCGGAAAGCCGCGCGTCGCTCGATGTCTTCACGGCGACTTTGCGCGATCTCGTGATGTCCGCGAAGGCGGGGGATACGGCCCGCTTCGTCGACGCGCCGCGCTTCGCACCGCGCCGCCGGCTCGACGAGACCGGTGCGGCCCGCAAGCCAGTGCTGCGCTGGACGCCGCCTGCGAGCGAGGCAGAGGCCGAGGCGGCCGAATAA
- a CDS encoding site-specific DNA-methyltransferase: MRTASKRPGAGFASVLPSLPQDVILKGDCIPMMEKLPAKSVDLIFADPPYNLQLQGDLHRPDQSRVDAVDDAWDQFSDFAAYDAFTRAWLLSARRVLKPDGGLWVIGSYHNIFRLGTILQDLGFWILNDIVWRKTNPMPNFRGRRFANAHETLIWAAPSPKAKRYTFNYDALKAFNDDLQMRSDWTLPICTGEERLKDETGRKVHPTQKPESLLYRVLLSTTKPGETVLDPFFGTGTTGAVAKKLGRHFIGIEREQSYIDAAEARIEAVRPSDAPALSVVQGKRAQPRIPFGTLLEAGLVKPGERLYDPKGRLSALVRADASLIYEKDGRRHEGSIHRVGAAVQGLEACNGWVFWHMRTKEGLKPIDCLRDTVRGALAA, translated from the coding sequence ATGCGTACTGCTTCCAAGCGGCCAGGTGCCGGCTTCGCAAGCGTTCTGCCGAGCCTGCCGCAGGACGTGATTTTGAAGGGCGATTGCATCCCGATGATGGAAAAATTGCCGGCCAAAAGCGTCGATCTCATCTTCGCCGATCCGCCTTACAACCTGCAGCTCCAGGGCGACCTGCATCGCCCGGACCAATCGCGGGTCGATGCGGTCGACGATGCCTGGGACCAGTTTTCCGATTTCGCCGCCTATGATGCGTTCACGCGTGCCTGGCTTTTGTCGGCGCGCCGCGTTCTGAAACCCGATGGCGGGCTGTGGGTGATCGGCTCCTATCACAATATCTTCCGCCTCGGCACGATCCTGCAGGATCTGGGCTTCTGGATCCTGAACGACATCGTCTGGCGCAAGACCAACCCGATGCCGAATTTCCGCGGCCGGCGTTTCGCCAATGCGCATGAGACGCTGATCTGGGCGGCGCCCTCGCCGAAGGCCAAGCGCTACACCTTCAATTACGACGCGCTCAAAGCCTTCAACGACGACCTGCAGATGCGGTCCGACTGGACCTTGCCGATCTGCACCGGCGAGGAGCGGCTCAAGGACGAGACCGGGCGCAAGGTGCACCCGACACAGAAGCCGGAATCGCTTCTCTACCGCGTTCTCCTGTCCACGACGAAGCCGGGCGAGACGGTTCTCGATCCCTTCTTTGGAACGGGGACGACGGGTGCGGTCGCCAAAAAGCTCGGCCGCCATTTCATCGGCATTGAGCGCGAACAATCCTATATCGATGCTGCGGAAGCTCGCATCGAGGCGGTGCGTCCCTCAGATGCTCCGGCGCTCAGCGTCGTCCAGGGCAAACGCGCCCAGCCGCGCATTCCCTTCGGCACGCTGCTTGAAGCCGGTCTCGTGAAGCCGGGCGAGCGCCTTTACGATCCGAAGGGCCGCTTGAGCGCGCTCGTGCGGGCCGACGCGTCGCTCATCTACGAAAAAGACGGCCGGCGCCACGAAGGCTCGATCCACCGCGTCGGCGCCGCGGTTCAGGGCCTCGAAGCCTGCAATGGCTGGGTCTTCTGGCACATGCGCACCAAAGAGGGGCTGAAGCCCATCGATTGCCTGCGCGATACGGTTCGCGGCGCTCTGGCTGCCTGA
- the gcvPA gene encoding aminomethyl-transferring glycine dehydrogenase subunit GcvPA, which produces MRYLPHTDQDRADMLRVIGVETIDELFRDVPADKLLKEAVDLPRHKSEMEVARLMRRLAAKNRAAGDGPFFLGAGAYHHHVPASVDHIIQRSEYLTSYTPYQPEISQGTLQTLFEFQTQVAELTGTEVANASMYDGSTATAEAVLMACRVTKRSKAVLSGGLHPQYREVVETLANMEDDECISLPPDPKGGEDLLAEISEDVACVVVQSPSFYGQLIDLKPLAARCREKGVLLVAVFTEVVSLGLIEPPGAQGADIVVGEGQSIGNALSFGGPYVGLFATKQKYIRQMPGRLCGETRDREGKRGYVLTLNTREQHIRRDKATSNICTNSGLCALAFTAHMTLLGGDGLKKLALRNHERACRLADALGAISGVEVVNDSFFNEFTIRVPGDAAALVEKLADAGIVAGLPVSRLEPDCGLDDLIVVAATETATDDDIAAYASAIEAAL; this is translated from the coding sequence ATGCGCTATCTCCCCCATACCGATCAGGACCGCGCCGATATGCTGCGCGTGATCGGCGTCGAAACCATCGACGAATTGTTTCGCGACGTTCCGGCCGACAAGCTTCTGAAAGAGGCGGTCGATCTGCCGCGACACAAGAGCGAGATGGAAGTCGCCCGGCTGATGCGCCGGCTCGCCGCCAAAAATCGTGCGGCCGGCGACGGACCGTTTTTCCTGGGCGCAGGCGCCTACCATCATCACGTGCCGGCGAGCGTCGATCACATCATCCAGCGCTCGGAATATCTGACCTCCTACACGCCCTATCAGCCGGAGATCAGCCAGGGCACGCTGCAGACCCTGTTCGAATTCCAGACCCAGGTTGCCGAATTGACCGGCACCGAGGTCGCCAACGCCTCCATGTATGACGGCTCCACGGCGACGGCCGAGGCCGTGCTGATGGCCTGCCGCGTGACGAAGCGCTCCAAGGCGGTTCTTTCCGGCGGTTTGCATCCGCAATATCGCGAGGTCGTCGAGACGCTCGCCAATATGGAAGACGACGAATGCATCTCGCTGCCGCCTGACCCGAAGGGTGGAGAGGATCTCCTTGCCGAGATCAGCGAAGACGTTGCCTGCGTCGTCGTCCAGTCGCCGTCTTTCTACGGTCAGCTCATCGACCTGAAGCCGCTTGCTGCGCGCTGCCGGGAAAAGGGCGTGCTTCTCGTCGCCGTCTTTACCGAGGTCGTGTCTCTCGGTCTGATCGAGCCGCCGGGCGCGCAGGGCGCCGATATCGTCGTCGGAGAGGGCCAGTCGATCGGCAATGCGCTCTCCTTCGGAGGGCCTTATGTCGGTCTCTTCGCGACGAAGCAGAAATACATCCGCCAGATGCCGGGCCGACTTTGCGGCGAGACCCGCGACCGGGAAGGCAAGCGCGGTTATGTTCTGACGCTCAACACCCGTGAGCAGCATATCCGCCGCGACAAGGCGACCTCCAACATCTGCACCAATTCCGGCCTCTGTGCGCTCGCCTTCACGGCGCATATGACGCTGCTCGGCGGCGATGGCTTGAAGAAGCTCGCTCTTCGCAACCATGAGCGCGCCTGCCGTCTCGCCGATGCGCTCGGCGCGATTTCGGGCGTCGAGGTCGTCAACGACAGCTTCTTCAACGAGTTTACCATCCGCGTGCCGGGCGATGCGGCCGCTCTCGTGGAAAAGCTCGCCGATGCCGGCATCGTCGCGGGCCTGCCCGTGTCGCGGCTGGAACCCGATTGCGGTCTCGACGATCTCATCGTCGTCGCCGCGACCGAGACAGCCACGGACGACGATATCGCCGCCTACGCCTCGGCCATCGAGGCGGCGCTTTGA
- a CDS encoding sulfite exporter TauE/SafE family protein, with protein MQTFLSVLLPDSLGILAALLLIAASVVTSALTAALGLGGGIAMLAALGLALPVPALIPVHGVVQLGSNAGRALLQRRHAEWRLIWPFLVGSVIGATLGARFVVALPEALLKTGLGLFILVMIWTKLPAMKLGAQRLLFGFVGLFSTFLTMFFGATGPFVAAFVGPALSNRMQVIGTHAVMMTAQHLFKVVAFVAVGFAFAEWLPFLVAMVVAGFIGTALGTRILKGLKEENFRLGFRLVVSLLALDLLRRGVVLLLA; from the coding sequence ATGCAAACCTTTCTCTCCGTCCTTCTTCCTGACAGCCTCGGCATTCTTGCCGCTCTCCTGCTCATCGCAGCGAGCGTCGTCACCTCGGCTTTGACAGCAGCCCTCGGGCTCGGCGGCGGCATAGCCATGCTTGCTGCCCTCGGGCTTGCTCTGCCGGTGCCTGCACTTATCCCTGTTCACGGCGTTGTCCAGCTCGGCTCCAATGCCGGGCGGGCGTTGTTGCAAAGGCGGCACGCCGAATGGCGCCTGATCTGGCCGTTCCTGGTGGGCAGCGTCATCGGCGCGACTCTCGGCGCGCGTTTCGTCGTCGCCCTGCCGGAAGCCCTTTTGAAGACGGGGCTTGGGCTTTTCATCCTGGTGATGATCTGGACGAAGCTGCCGGCGATGAAGCTCGGGGCGCAGCGGCTGCTGTTCGGCTTCGTCGGGCTCTTCTCGACGTTCCTCACCATGTTCTTCGGCGCGACGGGCCCCTTCGTCGCCGCCTTCGTCGGTCCGGCTCTTTCAAACCGCATGCAGGTGATCGGCACGCATGCCGTGATGATGACCGCCCAGCACCTCTTCAAGGTGGTGGCGTTCGTCGCCGTCGGCTTCGCCTTTGCCGAATGGCTGCCGTTCCTCGTCGCCATGGTGGTCGCGGGCTTCATCGGCACGGCGCTCGGCACGCGCATCCTCAAGGGGCTCAAGGAGGAGAACTTCCGCCTGGGCTTTCGCCTGGTCGTTTCGCTTCTGGCGCTCGATCTTCTGCGCCGCGGCGTCGTGCTCCTCCTCGCCTGA
- a CDS encoding 1-phosphofructokinase family hexose kinase: MPSIVTLTVNPTIDDTSEAELVRPVHKIRTHRGRIDPGGGGVNVARVVHRLGGDVEAIVCLGGATGALLDELLEREGVKRSVVSIAGATRMAHVVFETATGQEYRFVPEGPTLSEEEQNACFKRVEETECDYFVASGSLAPGVSEDFYPRIAEMVTKKGAKFVLDTSGLHLSRTLAGNNVLLAKPSIGELGSIVGQDLHGPKAAAVAARDYVQHDGVGMLAVTLGRHGALLVTPEETHFCRPPEVKTRSASGAGDSFLAAMVLAISQGRTPDDALRLATASGAATALTPGTALCYPEDVEGLYEEISTQRIWPADAQKAGRRRSIA, from the coding sequence ATGCCTTCAATCGTTACGCTAACCGTCAACCCGACCATCGATGACACGAGCGAAGCCGAGCTGGTTCGCCCGGTGCACAAAATCCGCACGCACCGCGGACGGATCGATCCGGGCGGTGGCGGTGTCAATGTGGCGCGTGTCGTCCATCGCCTGGGCGGCGATGTCGAAGCGATCGTCTGTCTCGGCGGCGCGACGGGTGCTCTTCTCGATGAGCTTTTGGAGCGCGAAGGCGTCAAGCGGTCCGTGGTCTCCATCGCCGGGGCGACGCGCATGGCCCATGTGGTTTTCGAGACCGCGACCGGACAGGAATATCGCTTCGTGCCCGAGGGCCCGACCCTGTCGGAAGAGGAGCAGAACGCCTGCTTCAAGCGGGTCGAAGAGACCGAATGCGACTATTTCGTTGCAAGCGGGAGCCTGGCGCCCGGCGTCTCTGAGGATTTCTACCCGCGCATCGCCGAGATGGTGACGAAGAAGGGCGCGAAATTCGTGCTCGACACGTCCGGCCTGCATCTCAGTCGCACGCTCGCCGGCAACAACGTGCTTCTCGCCAAGCCAAGCATCGGGGAGCTCGGCAGCATCGTCGGCCAGGATCTGCATGGACCGAAGGCGGCGGCCGTTGCCGCCCGCGATTATGTTCAGCACGACGGGGTCGGCATGCTCGCCGTCACGCTCGGGCGCCATGGTGCTCTTCTCGTGACACCCGAAGAGACGCATTTCTGTCGGCCTCCGGAGGTGAAGACGCGCTCCGCATCCGGCGCCGGGGACAGCTTCCTGGCCGCGATGGTGCTTGCCATTTCCCAGGGCAGAACGCCGGATGACGCCTTGCGTCTGGCAACCGCATCCGGTGCGGCGACCGCTCTGACGCCAGGCACGGCACTCTGCTACCCGGAGGATGTGGAGGGTCTCTATGAAGAAATCTCGACCCAGCGCATCTGGCCGGCCGACGCCCAGAAAGCCGGGCGTCGGCGTTCCATCGCCTGA
- a CDS encoding cell wall hydrolase, producing MSDFECMQRVMYFESNRSSPDGMLAVGTVVMNRVKSKDFPNSVCAVVGQKKQFAPGVLSKPMTDSGKPLAAKMAKKVLRGARHSGVGKARFFHTAGYNFPYTNMNYVVLAGGNSFYEKRKALPGRPNRPQSEVILAAKFNKPVRPVREESPTLPEVRPDRPIMVASARPVVAPRMPVPSQSTLFAPAGGPTMAPGAPAPRAPASIEELIAFN from the coding sequence ATGAGCGATTTCGAATGCATGCAGCGCGTCATGTATTTCGAATCCAACCGCTCCAGCCCTGACGGCATGCTGGCCGTCGGTACCGTCGTGATGAACCGGGTGAAATCGAAGGATTTTCCGAATTCGGTCTGTGCCGTCGTCGGTCAGAAGAAGCAGTTCGCGCCGGGCGTTCTGTCGAAGCCCATGACCGACAGCGGAAAGCCGCTCGCTGCCAAGATGGCGAAGAAGGTCCTGCGCGGCGCGCGTCATTCCGGCGTCGGCAAGGCGCGCTTTTTCCATACCGCGGGCTACAATTTTCCCTACACCAACATGAACTATGTCGTGTTGGCGGGGGGCAATTCTTTCTACGAGAAGCGCAAGGCTTTGCCGGGGCGCCCGAACCGTCCGCAGTCGGAAGTGATTCTGGCAGCAAAGTTCAACAAGCCTGTTCGCCCCGTGCGCGAAGAATCCCCGACGCTTCCGGAGGTGCGGCCCGATCGTCCGATCATGGTCGCCTCGGCGCGGCCTGTCGTGGCGCCGCGTATGCCGGTGCCGAGCCAGTCGACGCTGTTTGCACCTGCTGGTGGCCCGACGATGGCGCCCGGTGCCCCAGCACCGCGCGCACCGGCGTCGATCGAAGAGCTGATCGCCTTCAACTGA
- a CDS encoding methyl-accepting chemotaxis protein has product MNVHSVKFRITALSAACVIVLTAVLLGFGIYAARDTSRYVNENVDELLDRTSKQSLQRLANAQAGTIRAEVETAFDAARNMARTFEVMASSGGTATPIYQRRDQVNAVLLSVLKDNPRFNGTYSAWLPNALDGRDEMYGDRKDMGSDATGRVLPYWTRDADGNIALQPLVEYDSEALHPNGVMKGGWFLGPQKTGKESILAPLPYIVQGKSVYLATMSVPIMVDGKFAGVAGADFDLAFLQELAEQVNADTYEGKGAVTIVSGAGLVVAASDDPQAIGGSYEAIAANASDDLETLKEGRAAVKTDEASDTLKVFAPVELGRTDQVWSVVITVPRQVVLAEADKLADSLAERGRDDLMSQVLVGLAVVFAALVAMAVVASGISRPITQLTGALRRLASGEAVDEIAGAERRDEIGDISRAVDQIRVRIEEEARQKAAEDEQNRIKQEEERRRTMHALADEFEEAMGGVVRGVVAATGQLQDASATMSSATEKVARQSQTAAGASADASSNVQTVASAAEELASSIAEIKRQVDESARIADAAVGDANGTAGKVRELSASASRIGQVVDLIKDIAEQTNLLALNATIEAARAGEAGKGFAVVAAEVKQLADQTSRATSEIAAQISEIQNSTSDSATAIVGITEVIEQINQIATAIATSVDEQGEATREIAGSVSQASMGAKTVADNIEGINEAAADTTAVAGQVEGAATTLGQQSETLKAVMDRFLSTVRAA; this is encoded by the coding sequence GTGAACGTCCACTCCGTCAAGTTCAGAATCACCGCGTTATCCGCTGCATGCGTCATCGTTTTGACGGCCGTGCTTCTGGGCTTCGGGATTTACGCCGCGCGCGACACGTCGCGCTACGTCAATGAAAACGTGGATGAACTCCTGGATCGGACAAGCAAGCAGTCGCTGCAGCGGCTGGCGAATGCTCAGGCCGGAACGATCCGCGCGGAAGTCGAAACGGCCTTCGATGCCGCCCGTAACATGGCTCGTACCTTCGAGGTGATGGCGAGCAGTGGCGGGACCGCAACCCCGATCTATCAGCGTCGCGATCAGGTGAATGCGGTTCTTCTGAGCGTGTTGAAGGACAATCCTCGCTTCAACGGCACGTACAGCGCCTGGTTGCCGAATGCACTCGATGGCCGGGATGAGATGTACGGCGATCGCAAGGACATGGGATCGGATGCCACCGGACGCGTCCTGCCATACTGGACGCGCGATGCGGACGGAAATATCGCGCTTCAGCCGCTGGTCGAATACGACAGCGAGGCCCTGCACCCGAACGGCGTCATGAAGGGCGGCTGGTTCCTTGGCCCCCAGAAGACGGGCAAGGAGAGCATTCTCGCCCCGCTTCCCTACATCGTTCAGGGCAAGTCGGTTTATCTCGCCACCATGTCGGTTCCGATCATGGTCGACGGCAAATTTGCGGGTGTGGCCGGTGCCGATTTCGATCTCGCCTTCCTCCAGGAATTGGCGGAGCAGGTGAATGCCGACACGTACGAGGGGAAGGGTGCTGTCACGATCGTCTCTGGCGCCGGCCTCGTCGTTGCGGCGAGTGACGATCCTCAGGCGATCGGCGGCTCGTACGAGGCGATTGCTGCCAATGCTTCCGATGATTTGGAGACCCTGAAAGAGGGGCGCGCGGCGGTGAAGACCGACGAGGCGAGCGACACCCTCAAGGTCTTCGCGCCTGTGGAGCTTGGTCGTACGGACCAGGTCTGGTCCGTCGTGATCACAGTGCCGCGCCAGGTCGTTCTCGCCGAGGCCGACAAACTCGCCGATTCGCTCGCAGAACGGGGTCGTGACGATCTCATGTCACAGGTGCTCGTCGGCCTTGCCGTGGTTTTTGCTGCGCTCGTTGCCATGGCCGTCGTCGCATCCGGCATATCCCGCCCGATCACGCAGCTCACGGGTGCTCTTCGCCGCCTGGCCTCTGGCGAGGCAGTGGATGAAATCGCGGGCGCTGAGCGTCGCGACGAGATCGGCGACATCTCCCGTGCCGTCGATCAGATCCGCGTGCGTATTGAAGAAGAGGCGCGCCAGAAGGCGGCCGAAGACGAACAGAACCGCATCAAGCAGGAAGAAGAACGTCGCCGCACCATGCACGCACTGGCCGACGAGTTCGAAGAGGCGATGGGCGGTGTCGTTCGCGGCGTCGTCGCGGCAACCGGGCAGTTGCAGGACGCGTCGGCGACGATGAGTTCGGCGACCGAAAAGGTCGCGCGGCAGTCGCAGACGGCGGCCGGCGCGTCGGCCGATGCGTCCTCCAATGTCCAGACGGTGGCCTCCGCCGCCGAAGAGCTTGCCTCCTCGATTGCCGAGATCAAGCGCCAGGTCGACGAATCGGCCCGGATCGCAGACGCGGCCGTCGGTGATGCGAATGGCACGGCCGGCAAGGTGCGCGAGCTTTCAGCTTCCGCAAGCCGCATCGGACAGGTGGTCGACCTCATCAAGGACATCGCCGAGCAGACCAACCTTCTCGCCCTCAACGCCACCATCGAAGCGGCGCGTGCGGGCGAGGCGGGCAAAGGCTTCGCCGTCGTGGCGGCGGAGGTCAAGCAACTCGCCGATCAGACATCTCGGGCCACTTCGGAGATCGCGGCTCAGATCTCGGAGATTCAGAATTCCACCTCCGACTCGGCCACGGCGATCGTCGGCATCACCGAGGTCATCGAGCAGATCAACCAGATCGCGACGGCCATCGCCACGTCGGTCGACGAGCAGGGGGAAGCGACCCGCGAGATCGCCGGCAGCGTCTCTCAGGCGTCCATGGGCGCGAAGACGGTCGCCGACAACATCGAGGGCATCAACGAGGCGGCCGCCGACACGACGGCAGTCGCTGGTCAGGTGGAAGGTGCTGCAACGACGCTCGGACAGCAATCGGAGACGCTGAAGGCGGTCATGGATCGCTTCCTCAGCACGGTGCGGGCCGCATGA
- a CDS encoding OsmC family protein has translation MSSYYATIEWKGDAEAVRANKHSRVHEWHLDAGLVVPASPGPAVLPAAVIKEDAVDPEEGLVASLSSCHMLFFIDLIRKHGFTPVAYEDKAEGILGVFEPRKKGLTKIILRPKVTFDGDQPDHAMLEKVHEQAHELCFIGNSLKSEIVVDFRE, from the coding sequence ATGAGCAGCTACTACGCAACGATCGAATGGAAGGGCGACGCCGAAGCGGTGCGCGCCAACAAGCATAGCCGCGTTCATGAATGGCATCTCGATGCGGGCCTCGTCGTTCCGGCCTCGCCGGGACCTGCCGTGTTGCCGGCGGCCGTGATCAAGGAAGATGCCGTGGATCCAGAAGAGGGGCTCGTCGCCTCTCTGTCGAGCTGCCACATGCTCTTCTTCATCGACTTGATCCGCAAGCACGGCTTCACGCCTGTCGCCTACGAGGACAAGGCCGAAGGCATCCTCGGCGTTTTCGAGCCGCGCAAGAAGGGGCTGACGAAGATCATCCTGCGTCCGAAGGTGACCTTCGATGGCGATCAGCCGGATCACGCAATGCTCGAAAAAGTGCACGAGCAGGCACACGAGCTCTGCTTCATCGGCAATTCTCTGAAGTCGGAAATCGTTGTCGATTTCCGCGAGTGA
- the gcvH gene encoding glycine cleavage system protein GcvH, which translates to MTTRYSKEHEWVRLDGDTATIGITPFAAEQLGDVVFVELPEKGKAIAKGDEVAVVESVKAASEVYAPVSGEVTDSNAALEDAPQTVNEAPEGDGWFFRVKLSDKSELDGLMDEAAYKAFCEEL; encoded by the coding sequence ATGACGACCCGTTACAGCAAGGAGCACGAATGGGTGCGCCTGGATGGCGACACGGCCACAATCGGCATCACTCCCTTTGCCGCCGAGCAATTGGGAGACGTCGTTTTCGTGGAGCTTCCTGAGAAGGGCAAGGCGATCGCCAAGGGTGACGAGGTGGCGGTCGTGGAATCGGTGAAGGCCGCGAGCGAGGTCTATGCGCCGGTTTCCGGCGAGGTGACGGACTCCAATGCCGCATTGGAGGACGCGCCGCAGACGGTCAATGAGGCGCCGGAGGGTGATGGCTGGTTCTTCCGCGTCAAGCTCTCCGACAAAAGCGAACTCGACGGTCTCATGGACGAGGCCGCCTACAAGGCTTTCTGCGAGGAATTATGA
- the gcvT gene encoding glycine cleavage system aminomethyltransferase GcvT: protein MATDISDLKRTPLFELHQELGGRMVPFAGYAMPVQYDGIIGEHHWTRDRAGLFDVSHMGQRILSAPDHETVAKALERLAPGDFQGLKPGRQRYTFLLLDNGGIVDDFMVARLAGEEDEGRLFMVFNAARKEIDDDYVRERLPDGVTLEAVEDRALLALQGPAAAEVLSGLCPEVADLTFMQAARAEIRLGDGHSAKVHLSRSGYTGEDGFEISVSADEAEALARVLLAHEEVKPIGLGARDSLRLEAGLPLYGHDIDETTSPVEAGLRFAIAKARRERGDFPGAGRILAELSDGPSRRLVGLKPSGRAPVREGAQILGASDSVIGEVTSGGFGPTVGGPVAMGYVDRAYADPGTELHLAGRRGAEPAEVAPLPFVPHCYHRPKSGAKQ from the coding sequence GTGGCGACTGATATCAGTGATTTGAAGCGCACCCCTTTGTTCGAGCTCCATCAGGAGCTGGGCGGGCGTATGGTGCCTTTCGCCGGCTATGCCATGCCGGTTCAGTATGATGGCATCATCGGCGAGCACCATTGGACGCGCGACCGTGCGGGGCTCTTCGATGTCTCCCATATGGGCCAGCGAATTCTCTCGGCTCCGGATCACGAGACGGTCGCCAAAGCGCTGGAGCGTCTGGCGCCCGGCGACTTCCAGGGGCTGAAACCCGGCCGGCAGCGCTACACGTTTCTTCTTCTCGACAACGGCGGCATCGTCGACGATTTCATGGTCGCGCGCCTTGCCGGCGAGGAGGACGAGGGCCGTCTCTTCATGGTCTTCAATGCCGCGCGCAAGGAGATCGACGACGATTATGTGCGCGAGCGTCTGCCGGACGGGGTCACGCTCGAGGCGGTCGAAGATCGCGCGCTTCTGGCCCTTCAGGGGCCTGCCGCCGCAGAGGTCCTGAGTGGCCTCTGTCCCGAGGTGGCGGATCTCACCTTCATGCAGGCCGCGCGTGCCGAAATCCGGCTCGGTGATGGCCATTCCGCAAAAGTGCATCTCTCGCGCTCCGGTTATACCGGCGAGGACGGGTTTGAGATTTCTGTCTCCGCGGATGAAGCCGAGGCTTTAGCGAGAGTGCTTCTCGCGCATGAAGAAGTGAAGCCCATTGGTCTTGGCGCGCGCGATTCGCTCCGGCTCGAGGCCGGGCTGCCGCTCTACGGTCATGATATCGACGAAACCACGTCTCCGGTCGAGGCGGGGCTGCGCTTTGCCATCGCCAAGGCGCGCCGCGAGCGTGGCGACTTTCCGGGTGCCGGCCGCATCCTGGCCGAACTTTCCGATGGTCCCTCGCGCCGTCTCGTGGGCCTGAAGCCTTCCGGTCGCGCCCCGGTGCGCGAAGGCGCTCAGATCCTGGGTGCAAGCGATTCCGTCATCGGCGAAGTGACCTCGGGAGGCTTCGGTCCGACCGTCGGGGGCCCTGTCGCGATGGGTTATGTCGACCGCGCCTATGCCGATCCCGGCACCGAATTGCATCTCGCCGGCCGGCGTGGCGCGGAGCCCGCCGAGGTCGCGCCTCTTCCCTTTGTCCCGCACTGCTACCACCGCCCGAAATCAGGAGCCAAACAATGA